In Nocardia sp. NBC_00403, one DNA window encodes the following:
- a CDS encoding DUF1731 domain-containing protein produces MARTTTYTQFIALPTEDVWRVLGDLDRWPEWNAAVTSVRLHGVVAVGTTGDYLPRGWVREAVHGRTAPPFVITMLVPGRELALEQPEPAGRMRMSWTLTPRDGGTEVTQRLTFSGVSAPIARAVVGPQLETDARVCFARLAQLAGIAPDASALHAVIAGGTGALGKQIAADLTCRGHRVTILTRRRDPGLPFAQAEWDGRSVGEWIGVLKNSEPTAVINLAGKLVDCRPTRRNIDELRRSRVDSTRALVDAAATLDAPIDYWVQAGTTAIWSDAGEIRCTETTPLPVGLPQMTGVAEPWERAFDGANALHSTILRTSIVLDAQAPALKRLGQLTKAGLGGRVGSGKQWFSWIHIADWLAIVRAALGLDPEVTLPNGILVAATDFPVRNRELMTALRRHLHRPPAPPTPAALLAVGAILLCSDPALGLTGRHATSTVLREAGFRFQYPSLDEALSDLLPR; encoded by the coding sequence ATGGCTCGTACAACGACGTACACCCAATTCATTGCGCTGCCAACGGAAGACGTATGGCGAGTGCTGGGGGATCTGGATCGGTGGCCGGAGTGGAATGCGGCGGTCACTTCAGTGCGGTTGCATGGGGTGGTCGCGGTCGGCACTACTGGGGACTATCTGCCGCGCGGGTGGGTCCGCGAGGCGGTGCATGGGCGGACTGCGCCGCCGTTTGTGATCACGATGCTTGTTCCTGGGCGTGAACTGGCGCTGGAGCAACCGGAACCGGCGGGGCGAATGCGGATGTCGTGGACGCTGACGCCGCGCGACGGTGGGACCGAGGTGACCCAGCGGCTCACCTTCAGCGGGGTGTCCGCGCCGATCGCCAGGGCCGTGGTCGGTCCGCAGCTGGAAACAGATGCCCGTGTGTGCTTTGCACGGCTCGCTCAGCTCGCCGGGATCGCTCCGGACGCTTCGGCCTTGCATGCGGTGATCGCGGGCGGCACCGGGGCATTGGGCAAGCAGATTGCCGCAGACCTGACCTGCCGGGGCCATCGCGTGACCATCCTGACGCGGCGGCGCGACCCGGGGCTGCCGTTCGCGCAGGCGGAGTGGGACGGCAGGTCCGTCGGCGAATGGATTGGTGTGCTGAAGAATTCGGAGCCGACCGCGGTGATCAATCTGGCCGGCAAGCTGGTCGACTGCCGGCCGACCCGACGCAATATCGATGAATTGCGCCGCAGCCGAGTGGATTCGACGCGCGCCCTGGTCGACGCAGCCGCCACGCTGGACGCGCCGATCGACTACTGGGTGCAGGCCGGCACGACCGCGATCTGGTCTGATGCGGGCGAAATCCGTTGCACCGAAACAACTCCGCTGCCGGTCGGGCTACCGCAGATGACCGGAGTGGCCGAGCCATGGGAGCGTGCCTTCGATGGTGCAAATGCGCTGCACTCGACGATCCTGCGCACCTCGATCGTGCTCGACGCCCAGGCTCCCGCACTGAAACGACTCGGCCAATTGACCAAAGCCGGCCTCGGCGGCCGGGTCGGCAGCGGCAAGCAGTGGTTCAGCTGGATTCACATCGCAGACTGGCTCGCCATCGTCCGCGCCGCCCTCGGACTCGACCCCGAGGTCACGCTGCCGAACGGAATCCTGGTGGCCGCCACCGACTTCCCGGTCCGCAACCGCGAACTGATGACGGCGCTGCGCCGACACCTGCACCGCCCGCCCGCACCGCCGACCCCGGCAGCCCTGCTGGCAGTAGGCGCGATCCTGCTGTGCTCGGACCCCGCCCTCGGCCTCACCGGCAGGCATGCAACCTCAACGGTGCTGCGCGAGGCCGGTTTCCGCTTCCAATACCCAAGCCTGGACGAAGCACTCAGCGATCTGCTGCCCCGCTGA
- a CDS encoding UvrD-helicase domain-containing protein — MDITVAPQMQAGQTRHQDSAKKPQVDDGRAVDSAQSPEQRRLEREQRKAEEAERLLEGLNPQQRAAVVHTGAPLLIVAGAGSGKTAVLTRRIAYLLAARGATPGQILAITFTNKAAAEMRERVIGLVGPRANNMWVSTFHSSCVRILRMQSALLPGLNSNFSIYDADDSRRLLTMISRDFDIDVKKYSARLLATAISNLKNELIGPAQATADAESDETELPGLIARVYTEYQRRLRAANAMDFDDLIGETVALLQNHPQVAEYYRRRFRHVLVDEYQDTNHAQYILVRELVGHHTEAAESGDGEAPDAVAPSELCVVGDADQSIYAFRGATIRNIEEFERDFPDAETILLEQNYRSTQHILSAANAVISRNENRRDKRLWTDSGEGDLITGYVADNEHDEASFVAREIDRLVDAKEATYGDVAVFYRTNNNSRALEEIFIRMGLPYKVVGGVRFYERKEVRDIVAYLRVLENPDDAVSLRRILNTPRRGIGDRAEACVAVHAEQRGIGFAAALRDAAEGKVALLNTRAQRAIAGFLELLEQIRAAGAQADLDFPDVGNVVDAVLERTGYRAELAASDDPQDGARLDNLNELVSVAREFSSEAYNNAAAAREEGLVPEAADGEPDPGSLAAFLERVSLVADTDQIPDEGAGVVTMMTLHTAKGLEFPVVFVTGWEDGQFPHMRALGDPSELAEERRLAYVGITRARQRLYLSRAVVRSGWGQPVSNPESRFLQEIPSHLIDWKRLEPSGSPLTRSIRRRGDDDSVERDWTRGDGWNEQRPGVRGDRGPRRPAPGGATRNNANLVLAVGDRVTDDKYGLGRVVAAEGFGPLATVTIDFGTAGKIRLIPQYSRTLVKL; from the coding sequence ATGGACATCACGGTGGCTCCCCAGATGCAGGCCGGGCAGACTCGGCACCAGGACTCAGCCAAGAAACCGCAGGTCGACGATGGTCGTGCCGTGGATTCGGCGCAGTCCCCTGAGCAGCGCCGCCTCGAAAGGGAGCAACGCAAGGCCGAAGAGGCCGAGCGGCTACTCGAGGGTCTCAACCCGCAACAGCGCGCCGCGGTCGTGCACACCGGCGCGCCGCTGCTGATCGTCGCGGGCGCGGGCTCGGGCAAGACCGCCGTGCTGACCAGGCGCATCGCCTATCTGCTCGCCGCGCGCGGCGCGACGCCCGGCCAGATCCTGGCCATCACCTTCACCAACAAGGCTGCTGCGGAGATGCGGGAACGCGTCATCGGTCTGGTCGGCCCGCGCGCCAACAATATGTGGGTTTCCACATTCCACTCCAGCTGCGTACGCATCCTGCGCATGCAGTCGGCCCTGCTGCCCGGGCTGAATTCGAATTTCTCCATCTACGATGCCGACGATTCGCGGCGACTGCTCACGATGATCAGCCGCGACTTCGACATCGATGTGAAGAAATACTCGGCGCGGCTACTCGCGACCGCCATCTCGAATCTGAAGAACGAGCTCATCGGGCCCGCGCAGGCAACGGCGGACGCCGAATCCGACGAGACCGAATTGCCGGGTCTCATCGCCAGGGTCTACACCGAATATCAGCGCCGACTGCGCGCGGCGAACGCGATGGATTTCGACGACCTGATCGGCGAGACGGTGGCGCTGCTGCAAAACCACCCGCAGGTCGCGGAGTACTACCGTCGCCGCTTCCGGCACGTGCTCGTCGACGAGTATCAGGACACCAACCACGCGCAGTACATTCTGGTGCGTGAGCTGGTCGGACACCACACCGAGGCAGCGGAATCCGGCGACGGCGAGGCGCCGGACGCGGTGGCGCCGAGTGAACTGTGCGTGGTCGGTGACGCGGACCAGTCCATCTACGCCTTCCGCGGCGCGACCATCCGCAATATCGAGGAATTCGAACGCGACTTCCCGGATGCCGAAACTATTCTGCTGGAACAGAATTACCGGTCCACCCAGCACATCCTTTCGGCCGCGAACGCGGTGATCTCGCGCAACGAGAACCGTCGCGACAAGCGACTGTGGACCGATTCCGGCGAAGGTGATCTGATCACCGGCTATGTCGCCGACAACGAGCACGACGAGGCCTCCTTCGTGGCCCGCGAGATCGACCGGCTGGTGGATGCCAAGGAAGCCACGTACGGCGACGTCGCGGTCTTCTATCGCACCAACAACAACTCGCGCGCGCTGGAAGAGATCTTCATTCGAATGGGTCTGCCGTACAAGGTGGTCGGTGGCGTCCGCTTCTACGAGCGCAAAGAGGTGCGCGACATCGTCGCCTACCTGCGCGTACTGGAGAACCCCGACGACGCGGTGAGCCTGCGCCGGATTCTCAACACCCCACGCCGCGGCATCGGTGACCGCGCCGAGGCGTGCGTGGCCGTGCATGCCGAACAGCGCGGCATCGGTTTCGCCGCGGCACTGCGCGATGCCGCCGAGGGCAAGGTCGCACTGCTGAACACCCGCGCCCAGCGCGCGATCGCCGGGTTCCTCGAGCTGCTCGAGCAGATTCGGGCGGCGGGCGCGCAGGCCGACCTCGACTTCCCGGATGTCGGGAATGTGGTCGATGCGGTGCTGGAACGCACCGGCTATCGCGCCGAGTTGGCGGCGTCCGACGACCCGCAGGACGGCGCCCGGCTGGACAACCTGAACGAATTGGTCAGCGTCGCACGGGAATTCAGCTCCGAGGCCTACAACAACGCCGCCGCGGCCCGCGAGGAGGGCCTGGTGCCGGAGGCGGCCGATGGTGAACCGGATCCCGGTTCGCTCGCGGCCTTCCTGGAGCGGGTCTCGCTGGTGGCCGACACCGATCAGATCCCCGACGAGGGCGCGGGCGTGGTCACGATGATGACCCTGCACACCGCCAAGGGCCTGGAGTTTCCCGTCGTGTTCGTGACGGGCTGGGAGGACGGCCAGTTCCCGCACATGCGGGCGCTCGGCGATCCCTCCGAGCTCGCCGAGGAACGCCGCCTCGCCTACGTCGGCATCACCAGGGCCAGACAACGGCTGTACCTGTCGCGCGCGGTAGTCCGTTCCGGCTGGGGCCAGCCCGTCTCGAACCCGGAATCTCGCTTCCTGCAGGAGATTCCGAGCCACCTCATCGACTGGAAGCGGCTGGAGCCGAGCGGTTCACCGCTGACGCGCAGCATCCGGCGTCGCGGTGACGACGACAGCGTGGAACGGGACTGGACCCGAGGCGACGGCTGGAACGAGCAGCGCCCCGGCGTGCGCGGTGACCGCGGCCCGCGCCGCCCCGCACCCGGCGGCGCCACCCGCAACAACGCCAATCTCGTACTTGCCGTTGGGGACCGGGTCACCGACGACAAATACGGCCTCGGCCGAGTTGTCGCGGCCGAAGGCTTCGGGCCGTTGGCCACCGTCACCATCGATTTCGGCACTGCCGGAAAGATCCGCCTGATCCCGCAATACAGCCGGACGCTGGTCAAGCTCTGA
- a CDS encoding chorismate mutase — MSTPATTTGSDSALPHSEAEIEKLRKEIDQLDAEILAAIKRRTEISRIIGRTRMASGGTRLVHSREMKVLERFSELGQEGHTLAMLLLRLGRGRLGH, encoded by the coding sequence ATGAGCACGCCTGCCACGACGACCGGGTCCGACTCGGCTCTCCCGCACTCCGAGGCGGAGATCGAGAAGCTCCGCAAGGAGATCGACCAGCTCGACGCGGAAATCCTCGCCGCCATCAAGCGCCGAACCGAGATCTCCAGGATTATCGGCCGCACGCGCATGGCTTCCGGCGGAACCCGCCTCGTGCACAGTCGTGAGATGAAGGTGCTCGAGCGCTTCAGTGAACTCGGCCAGGAGGGCCACACCCTCGCGATGCTGCTGCTGCGGCTCGGCCGCGGCCGCCTCGGCCACTGA
- a CDS encoding NAD-dependent succinate-semialdehyde dehydrogenase, with amino-acid sequence MVSERELLQSVPTQLWIGGPVDATGGGTFEVHNPATGEVLTHVADATPADAVRALDAADAAQADWAATSARERGEILRAVFEAITARAEEFALLMTLEMGKALPESRNEVRYGAEFFRWFSEEAVRVHGRYLHAPSGAGRIMVHKQPVGPCLAITPWNFPLAMGTRKIGPALAAGCTMIVKPASATPLTMLLLAKLCSEAGLPHGVLSVITSSRSGTVTQPLLDDPRLRKLTFTGSTEVGKQLVEKSAHGLLRTSMELGGNAPFVVFDDADIDAAVQGAMLAKLRNGGEACTAANRFHVQSGVLEEFTTKFVEIMSSTVTLGPGTDPGTTLGPLISEDQLNIVSELVEDAVSAGAQVQLGGKAPGGPGWFYPATILTEVPPHARILREEVFGPVAPIVGFETEAEGLAAANDTEFGLVSYVYTRDLDRALRVAEGLDSGMVGVNRGVISDPAAPFGGVKASGFGREGGIEGIEEYLSTKYIALT; translated from the coding sequence ATGGTGTCCGAACGCGAACTTCTTCAGTCAGTACCGACACAGTTGTGGATCGGCGGGCCGGTCGATGCCACCGGAGGCGGCACTTTCGAGGTGCACAATCCGGCCACCGGGGAGGTGTTGACGCACGTCGCGGACGCGACGCCGGCGGACGCGGTGCGCGCGCTCGACGCGGCCGACGCGGCACAGGCGGATTGGGCCGCGACCTCGGCGCGGGAGCGTGGCGAGATCCTGCGCGCGGTGTTCGAGGCGATCACCGCACGCGCCGAGGAATTCGCGCTGCTGATGACCTTGGAAATGGGCAAGGCGCTGCCGGAGAGTCGCAACGAGGTGCGCTATGGCGCCGAGTTCTTTCGCTGGTTCAGCGAAGAGGCCGTGCGCGTGCACGGGCGCTATCTGCACGCGCCGTCCGGCGCCGGCCGGATCATGGTGCACAAGCAGCCGGTCGGACCGTGTCTGGCGATTACGCCGTGGAACTTCCCGCTGGCCATGGGGACTCGCAAGATCGGTCCCGCGCTCGCCGCGGGCTGCACGATGATCGTCAAGCCCGCTTCGGCGACCCCGCTGACCATGCTGCTGCTAGCGAAGCTGTGCAGCGAGGCCGGTCTGCCGCACGGCGTGCTCTCGGTGATCACCTCCAGCCGTTCCGGCACGGTGACGCAGCCGCTGCTCGACGATCCGCGCCTGCGCAAGCTCACCTTTACCGGATCGACCGAGGTCGGCAAGCAACTCGTCGAGAAGTCGGCCCACGGACTGTTGCGTACCTCGATGGAACTCGGCGGCAACGCGCCGTTCGTGGTGTTCGACGATGCCGATATCGACGCGGCCGTGCAGGGCGCGATGCTCGCCAAGCTGCGCAACGGCGGCGAGGCATGCACCGCGGCCAACCGCTTCCATGTGCAGAGCGGCGTGCTCGAGGAGTTCACCACCAAGTTCGTCGAGATCATGTCGAGCACCGTCACGCTCGGTCCCGGCACCGACCCCGGCACCACCCTCGGCCCGCTGATCAGCGAGGACCAGCTGAACATCGTGAGCGAACTCGTCGAGGACGCGGTGTCGGCGGGCGCGCAGGTGCAGCTGGGCGGCAAGGCGCCGGGCGGCCCCGGCTGGTTCTACCCCGCGACCATCCTGACGGAGGTGCCGCCGCACGCCAGGATCCTGCGCGAGGAGGTGTTCGGGCCGGTCGCGCCGATCGTCGGTTTCGAGACCGAGGCCGAGGGGCTCGCCGCCGCCAACGACACCGAATTCGGTTTGGTCAGCTATGTCTACACCCGCGACCTCGATCGCGCGCTGCGCGTCGCGGAGGGTCTGGACAGCGGCATGGTCGGGGTCAATCGTGGCGTGATCTCCGACCCCGCCGCGCCCTTCGGTGGTGTGAAGGCCTCTGGCTTCGGCCGAGAGGGCGGTATCGAGGGCATCGAAGAGTACTTGTCCACCAAGTACATCGCGCTCACCTGA
- the pgi gene encoding glucose-6-phosphate isomerase: MSSDITASAAWGKLHDHHGAVAERHLREFFADDPARGRELTVQVADLHIDYSKHRVTRETLELLVELAREAGIVERRDAMFRGAHINTSENRAVEHIALRLPAGESLIVDDADAVAEVHEVLRRMGEFTDSLRSGEWRGATGERITTVVNIGIGGSDLGPEMVHRALRHYADAGIGARFVSNVDPADLVAKLDGLDPATTLFIVASKTFSTLETLTNATAARRWLVAALGADAVAQHFVAVSTNAERVAEFGIDTANMFGFWDWVGGRYSVDSAIGLSVMATIGKERFGEFLAGMHAVDQHFATAPLAANGPVLLGLLGVWYSNFFGAESRAVLPYSNDLARFPAYLQQLTMESNGKSVRADGTPVTTSTGEIFWGEPGTNGQHAFYQLLHQGTRLIPADFIGFARPTDDLPTRDGTGSMHDILMSNLFAQTKVLAFGKTAEEIAAEGTDPKVVPHKVMPGNRPSTSILAPQLTPSVVGQLIALYEHQVFVEGTIWGIDSFDQWGVELGKQQALAVAPLLTSPEEPEPQGDSSTDALIRWYRANR, encoded by the coding sequence GTGAGCAGCGACATCACCGCATCGGCGGCATGGGGGAAACTGCACGATCACCACGGCGCGGTCGCCGAGCGACACCTGCGTGAGTTCTTCGCCGACGATCCTGCCCGTGGCCGTGAGCTGACCGTCCAGGTTGCCGACCTGCACATCGACTACAGCAAGCACCGCGTCACGCGGGAAACCCTGGAGCTGCTGGTCGAATTGGCGCGCGAGGCAGGCATCGTCGAGCGCCGGGACGCGATGTTCCGCGGCGCGCACATCAACACCTCGGAGAACCGGGCGGTCGAGCACATCGCGCTGCGCCTGCCCGCCGGTGAATCACTGATCGTGGACGACGCCGACGCGGTCGCCGAGGTGCACGAGGTGCTGCGGCGGATGGGCGAATTCACCGACTCGCTGCGCTCGGGCGAATGGCGCGGCGCGACCGGCGAACGGATCACCACGGTGGTCAATATCGGGATCGGCGGGTCGGATCTCGGACCCGAGATGGTCCATCGCGCGCTGCGCCACTACGCCGACGCCGGGATCGGCGCACGCTTCGTGTCGAATGTCGACCCCGCGGACTTGGTCGCGAAACTCGACGGCCTCGATCCGGCGACCACGCTGTTCATTGTTGCGTCCAAGACGTTCTCGACACTGGAGACCTTGACCAATGCCACCGCCGCGCGGCGCTGGCTGGTGGCGGCACTCGGCGCGGACGCCGTCGCCCAGCACTTCGTCGCGGTGTCGACGAACGCCGAGCGGGTCGCCGAATTCGGCATCGACACCGCGAACATGTTCGGGTTCTGGGACTGGGTCGGCGGACGCTACTCGGTGGATTCCGCCATCGGCCTTTCGGTGATGGCGACGATCGGCAAGGAACGCTTCGGCGAGTTCCTCGCCGGCATGCACGCCGTCGACCAGCATTTCGCGACCGCCCCGCTCGCGGCGAACGGTCCGGTGCTGCTCGGCCTGCTCGGTGTCTGGTACTCGAACTTCTTCGGCGCGGAATCCCGTGCGGTGCTGCCTTATTCGAACGATCTCGCACGCTTTCCCGCCTACTTGCAGCAGCTGACCATGGAGTCCAACGGCAAGTCGGTGCGCGCCGACGGCACGCCGGTGACCACCTCGACCGGGGAAATCTTCTGGGGCGAACCGGGTACCAACGGCCAGCACGCCTTCTATCAGCTGCTGCACCAGGGCACCCGCCTGATCCCTGCGGACTTCATCGGATTCGCCCGTCCCACCGATGATCTACCCACCCGCGACGGCACCGGCAGCATGCACGACATCCTGATGAGCAACCTGTTCGCCCAGACCAAGGTGCTCGCCTTCGGCAAGACCGCCGAGGAGATCGCCGCCGAAGGCACCGACCCGAAGGTGGTGCCGCACAAGGTGATGCCGGGCAACCGGCCGAGCACCAGCATCCTCGCCCCGCAACTGACGCCGTCGGTGGTCGGCCAGCTGATCGCCCTGTACGAACATCAGGTCTTCGTCGAAGGCACCATCTGGGGCATCGACAGCTTCGACCAGTGGGGCGTCGAACTGGGCAAACAGCAGGCCCTCGCGGTGGCGCCACTGCTCACCTCCCCGGAAGAGCCCGAGCCCCAAGGGGATTCCTCCACCGACGCGCTGATCCGCTGGTATCGCGCCAACCGCTGA
- a CDS encoding nucleoside/nucleotide kinase family protein translates to MTRTTVEMPVRSLVEHLRIRAAACARRYVLGIAGPPGAGKSTLSKSIRDELNIRAGVPIAEIAPMDGFHLPNAALRATGDVERKGEPHTFDVDGYLDTLRRLRDTPIGEPVPWPTFDRAIEEPTQAGVVFDGHEIAITEGNYLLLDDRESSSWCRVRPLLDEVWYLDVDRDVIAQRLIRRHIRGGRSADAARIKVRDSDLPNADLIAGTRQRADLVLRQREGRYYTADA, encoded by the coding sequence ATGACGCGGACTACCGTCGAAATGCCTGTGCGCTCGCTCGTCGAGCACCTGCGGATAAGGGCGGCGGCGTGCGCCCGCCGGTATGTGCTCGGTATCGCGGGGCCGCCGGGGGCGGGCAAGTCCACGCTGTCCAAGTCCATCCGGGACGAGCTGAACATTCGAGCGGGCGTGCCGATCGCCGAGATTGCGCCGATGGACGGCTTCCATTTGCCGAACGCGGCGTTGCGCGCGACGGGCGATGTCGAGCGCAAGGGCGAACCGCATACCTTCGATGTCGACGGCTACCTCGACACGTTGCGCCGCCTGCGCGATACCCCGATCGGCGAGCCGGTGCCATGGCCGACTTTCGACCGTGCCATCGAGGAGCCGACGCAGGCCGGCGTCGTCTTCGACGGGCACGAGATCGCCATCACCGAGGGCAACTACCTGCTCTTGGACGATCGCGAATCCAGCTCGTGGTGCCGGGTGCGCCCGCTGCTCGACGAAGTCTGGTACCTGGACGTCGATCGGGACGTGATCGCACAGCGCCTGATACGCCGCCATATTCGCGGCGGCCGCAGCGCCGACGCCGCCCGAATCAAGGTGCGCGACAGCGATCTGCCCAATGCCGACCTGATCGCGGGCACGAGGCAGCGCGCCGATCTGGTGCTCCGTCAGCGCGAGGGCCGCTACTACACCGCGGATGCCTGA